One genomic window of Sphingomonas sp. C3-2 includes the following:
- the erpA gene encoding iron-sulfur cluster insertion protein ErpA, protein MSEPLPIELTQAAATRVAAIAARQGKPAILRLAVDGGGCSGFQYRFELAEGVEEDDVTVSRDGVSLIVDSISLDLVRGSAVDFVESLGGSAFRVTNPNAASGCGCGSSFAI, encoded by the coding sequence ATGAGCGAACCTCTTCCTATTGAACTGACCCAAGCCGCTGCAACCCGCGTTGCAGCCATTGCCGCACGCCAGGGCAAGCCCGCGATCCTGCGTCTCGCGGTCGACGGCGGCGGATGTTCCGGTTTCCAATATCGCTTTGAACTGGCTGAAGGTGTTGAGGAAGACGATGTCACCGTTTCGCGTGACGGCGTCAGCCTTATCGTCGATTCGATCAGCCTTGATCTCGTGCGTGGATCAGCCGTGGACTTTGTCGAATCACTGGGCGGTTCGGCCTTCCGCGTGACCAACCCCAATGCGGCCTCGGGCTGCGGTTGCGGGTCTAGCTTCGCAATCTGA
- the xth gene encoding exodeoxyribonuclease III, whose protein sequence is MKIVTYNVNGIKARLPRLLEWLEETGPDIVCLQELKSSDETFPEKDIRSAGYGAVWHGQKGFNGVAILARGVDPVEVQRGLEGEPEDEHSRYIEADVMGLRVASIYLPNGNPQPGPKFDYKLRWMKRLHDRARQILSEEVPAVLAGDYNVIPTDSDVFSVQAMQDDALMQPESRAAYRALCFQGWTDALRTRHPNGGVWTFWDYQAGCWQRDAGFRIDHLLLSPQVADRLVDANVDREYRGREKASDHAPTWATLRD, encoded by the coding sequence ATGAAAATCGTCACCTACAATGTGAACGGGATCAAGGCCCGGCTGCCGCGTCTTCTTGAATGGCTGGAGGAAACCGGCCCGGACATCGTCTGCCTTCAGGAATTGAAGAGTTCCGACGAAACCTTCCCCGAAAAGGATATTCGATCCGCCGGCTACGGTGCTGTCTGGCACGGGCAAAAGGGCTTCAACGGCGTGGCGATCCTTGCGCGCGGCGTCGACCCGGTTGAGGTGCAGCGCGGGCTGGAGGGGGAGCCGGAGGACGAACATAGCCGTTATATCGAGGCCGATGTCATGGGGCTGCGCGTCGCCTCCATCTATCTCCCCAACGGCAATCCGCAGCCGGGGCCGAAATTCGATTACAAGCTGCGCTGGATGAAGCGGCTGCACGACCGGGCACGCCAGATACTCAGCGAAGAAGTGCCTGCCGTGTTGGCCGGTGATTACAACGTGATCCCCACCGATTCCGACGTGTTCTCCGTCCAGGCGATGCAGGATGATGCCCTGATGCAGCCGGAAAGTCGCGCAGCCTATCGTGCGTTGTGTTTCCAGGGCTGGACCGATGCACTACGGACGCGCCATCCCAATGGCGGCGTATGGACCTTCTGGGATTATCAGGCGGGCTGCTGGCAGCGTGATGCCGGGTTCCGCATCGACCATCTGCTGCTCAGCCCGCAGGTTGCCGACCGTCTGGTCGATGCCAATGTCGACCGGGAATATCGTGGGCGTGAAAAGGCGAGCGATCACGCACCGACCTGGGCAACACTGCGCGATTGA
- a CDS encoding DUF2239 family protein — protein sequence MESTCTAFAGELWIATGPAADVREALRVFDDPAAGPVLVFDDRTGRQIDLDMRVDEPARGRGRPKLGVIAGEVTLLPEHWEWLRAQRGGASITLRRLIDEAAKARPLDAARQARDATYHFLTAIAGDRPHFEDAIRALYAGQKDRFDALTADWAVGIRDHATSLAQAAWAAE from the coding sequence ATGGAATCGACCTGTACTGCCTTTGCCGGAGAACTTTGGATCGCGACGGGGCCTGCTGCCGATGTGCGTGAGGCGCTCCGCGTGTTCGACGATCCTGCCGCTGGCCCCGTGCTGGTCTTCGATGATCGTACGGGGCGCCAGATCGATCTCGACATGCGCGTGGACGAACCGGCACGCGGCAGGGGACGGCCGAAGCTCGGCGTCATCGCGGGGGAAGTCACGCTTCTCCCGGAACATTGGGAATGGTTACGCGCACAGCGGGGCGGCGCGTCGATCACGCTCAGGCGCCTGATTGATGAAGCTGCCAAGGCCCGGCCGCTGGATGCCGCCCGGCAGGCTCGTGACGCGACCTATCATTTCCTCACCGCCATCGCCGGTGACCGGCCGCATTTCGAGGACGCGATTCGTGCGCTTTATGCGGGCCAGAAGGATCGTTTTGATGCGTTGACGGCGGATTGGGCGGTGGGAATCCGTGATCATGCGACATCGCTCGCACAAGCTGCATGGGCCGCCGAATGA
- a CDS encoding pentapeptide repeat-containing protein — MTYDLFADLPISGRKLDRFALEQLHAEKSPRNLIECDLEEVDLSRIELVGWTFERCNFRRATLKGASLERTTWRSCRLAGADLMGADLAEARFIGTDLNNATLRRSILRSASFAGCKLTGADLSEAGMLDACFLETLMVAAKLPGVSFRNQRLEKLDLEQADLRKCDFREAVFNQCSLRDANLDGARFEGADLRGADLGGLRLMQATAFRGATISAMQAEQLLGELGLNVR; from the coding sequence ATGACCTATGATCTGTTTGCGGACCTTCCGATCAGCGGGCGCAAGCTCGACCGTTTTGCGCTTGAACAACTGCACGCCGAAAAATCACCACGCAACCTGATCGAATGCGATCTGGAAGAGGTGGATCTTTCGCGGATCGAACTCGTTGGCTGGACGTTCGAGCGCTGCAATTTTCGACGCGCGACGTTGAAGGGGGCATCGCTGGAGCGGACGACCTGGCGTTCGTGTCGCCTTGCAGGCGCGGATCTGATGGGCGCCGATCTCGCCGAGGCGCGATTCATCGGAACGGATCTGAACAATGCGACGCTGCGTCGGTCGATCCTGCGCAGCGCGTCCTTTGCCGGTTGCAAGCTGACGGGCGCCGATCTGTCGGAAGCGGGCATGCTCGACGCGTGCTTCCTCGAAACATTGATGGTCGCCGCCAAGTTGCCCGGCGTGTCCTTCCGCAACCAGCGGCTCGAAAAGCTCGACCTTGAACAGGCCGATCTTCGCAAATGTGATTTCCGCGAGGCGGTTTTCAACCAGTGCAGCCTGCGCGATGCCAATCTTGATGGCGCGCGTTTCGAGGGCGCAGACCTGCGCGGTGCCGATCTCGGAGGTCTGCGGCTGATGCAGGCGACCGCGTTTCGCGGTGCCACGATCTCGGCGATGCAGGCTGAACAACTCCTGGGAGAGCTTGGTCTCAACGTCCGCTGA
- a CDS encoding N-acetyltransferase gives MSNTITVRPVETAADKKAFIDLGYRLNATDPNWVAPLRDEVKALLDPRKNPWFEHGEAQLFLAERGGRMVGRISAHLDHLALTQPVEQGMGPGTGNWGLMEAEDETVFQALIAHAEEWLRSKGMHRSLGPISLSVWDEPGLLTQGFDHSPTVMMGHNSPAYPGWIGRAGYLPAKSLLTYDLDITHEFPPLVQRIIQSGEKNSRIVIRKVDKSRFAEEAALILNILNDAWSDNWGFVPLSDSEIAHVGKKLKPIVFEDLIMVAEVEGEPVAFMITLPDLNEPLKPLKGSLFPFGWAKLLWWLRAPKVRTMRVPLMGVVKKLQASRLASQLAFMMIEYIRREAITKYGATRGEIGWVLDDNQGMRAIAETINSSLNREYVIYEKPL, from the coding sequence ATGAGCAACACCATAACCGTAAGGCCGGTGGAAACCGCCGCGGACAAAAAGGCGTTCATCGATCTCGGCTATCGCCTCAATGCGACCGACCCCAACTGGGTCGCGCCGCTGCGCGACGAGGTGAAGGCGCTTCTCGATCCAAGAAAGAACCCCTGGTTCGAGCATGGCGAGGCCCAGCTTTTCCTCGCCGAACGCGGTGGCCGCATGGTGGGCAGAATCTCCGCGCATCTCGATCATCTGGCGCTCACCCAGCCCGTCGAACAGGGCATGGGCCCGGGTACCGGCAATTGGGGCCTGATGGAAGCAGAGGACGAAACCGTCTTTCAGGCGCTCATCGCACACGCCGAGGAATGGCTTCGCAGCAAGGGCATGCACCGTTCGCTTGGCCCGATCAGCCTGTCGGTCTGGGACGAACCCGGCCTTCTGACGCAGGGTTTCGATCATTCACCGACGGTGATGATGGGCCATAACAGCCCCGCCTATCCGGGCTGGATCGGGCGCGCCGGCTATCTGCCCGCCAAGTCGCTGCTGACCTATGATCTCGACATCACCCACGAATTCCCGCCGCTCGTACAGCGCATCATCCAATCGGGTGAAAAGAACAGCCGCATCGTCATCCGCAAGGTCGACAAGAGCCGCTTCGCCGAAGAAGCGGCGCTCATCCTCAACATTCTGAACGACGCATGGTCGGACAATTGGGGGTTCGTTCCGCTCAGCGATTCCGAAATCGCGCATGTCGGCAAGAAGCTGAAACCCATCGTCTTCGAAGACCTGATCATGGTCGCGGAAGTCGAGGGCGAGCCCGTGGCCTTCATGATCACCCTGCCCGACCTGAACGAGCCGCTGAAGCCGCTGAAGGGCTCACTCTTCCCGTTCGGCTGGGCCAAGCTGCTCTGGTGGCTGCGCGCGCCCAAGGTGCGCACGATGCGCGTGCCCCTGATGGGCGTGGTGAAGAAGTTGCAGGCCTCGCGCCTGGCCAGCCAGTTGGCCTTCATGATGATCGAATATATCCGGCGCGAGGCGATCACGAAATATGGCGCGACGCGCGGCGAGATCGGCTGGGTTCTCGATGACAATCAGGGGATGCGCGCGATTGCCGAGACGATCAACAGCAGCTTGAACCGCGAATATGTGATCTACGAAAAGCCGCTCTGA
- a CDS encoding sterol desaturase family protein has product MKETHVKTAAAASTSIWKKAHHLDRMNLKDLWIAYFQYPAILTYIALSIVSIGLWMWRPAPLAQSLAAIAVAILVYPLVWYCLHRWVLHSQWMWKHKWLAATWKRIHYDHHQDPNHLGILFGALHTTLPTILIATAPIGWLIGGFGGAAIATATGLITTCVYEFFHCIQHLAYKPKAKFIVMMKTRHMAHHFHDETGNFGITNYFWDRLFNTLYDRVSDRKKSPTVFNLGYTPEVAKVYPYVADLSGGVATGHPVDRIRASMKK; this is encoded by the coding sequence TTGAAGGAAACGCACGTGAAAACCGCTGCAGCAGCGTCAACGAGCATCTGGAAGAAGGCGCATCATCTCGATCGGATGAACCTCAAGGATCTGTGGATCGCCTATTTCCAGTATCCCGCGATCCTGACCTATATTGCGCTGTCGATAGTTTCGATCGGCCTCTGGATGTGGCGCCCCGCGCCGCTTGCCCAATCGCTTGCGGCGATCGCCGTCGCCATCCTCGTCTATCCGCTTGTCTGGTACTGCCTGCACCGCTGGGTCCTGCACAGCCAGTGGATGTGGAAGCACAAATGGCTCGCCGCCACCTGGAAGCGCATCCATTATGATCACCATCAGGACCCCAATCATCTGGGCATCCTGTTCGGTGCGCTGCACACCACGCTGCCCACCATCCTGATCGCCACCGCGCCGATCGGCTGGCTGATCGGCGGGTTCGGCGGCGCAGCCATCGCCACCGCAACCGGGCTGATCACCACCTGCGTCTATGAATTCTTCCACTGCATCCAGCACCTGGCGTACAAGCCCAAGGCGAAATTCATCGTCATGATGAAGACGCGCCACATGGCGCATCACTTCCACGATGAAACGGGCAATTTCGGGATCACCAACTATTTCTGGGATCGCCTGTTCAACACGCTTTACGACCGGGTTTCGGATCGCAAGAAAAGCCCGACGGTGTTCAACCTCGGCTACACGCCCGAAGTGGCGAAGGTCTATCCCTATGTCGCCGATCTTTCCGGCGGCGTCGCCACCGGCCACCCGGTGGACCGGATCCGGGCCAGCATGAAAAAGTGA
- the lptG gene encoding LPS export ABC transporter permease LptG: MLTQFFPSRTMSFYMAKMFLLRSFAVLAALVLVLQALDLLGESGKIMAYPGNGNAELWTYISLRVPQIIARFLPFSVLLGTLITLATLNQNSEVIAMKSAGLSAHQVLAPLILASLLVAGLSFAFNDRVVARATDTLDRWQKAEYGPLPKVRATQTNVWVREGNNLIHAAEVHGRGANIRLRDITVYDRENDTLLTILKSPEGRFQDNGWTLDNATRFDVATGRTTPIGTLKVGPEVRPDQFTLATVDPDGLSFMDLRSAIADLKAAGRPTSALEANLWHKISGPMSSLLMPLLGAVAAFGLARSGQLFLRAVIGMALGFTYFVADNFGLAMGNLGAYPPLLAAWGPFFLFLLIGETVLIRTEE, from the coding sequence ATGCTGACGCAGTTTTTTCCGTCGCGGACCATGTCGTTCTACATGGCCAAGATGTTCCTGCTCCGCAGCTTTGCAGTGCTGGCAGCACTCGTGCTCGTGCTTCAGGCACTCGACCTGCTGGGGGAATCGGGCAAGATCATGGCCTATCCCGGTAACGGCAATGCCGAACTGTGGACCTATATCTCGCTTCGCGTGCCTCAGATCATCGCCCGCTTCCTGCCCTTTTCAGTTCTGCTCGGCACATTGATCACGCTCGCGACACTCAACCAGAACAGCGAAGTCATTGCGATGAAATCCGCAGGGCTATCGGCGCATCAGGTTCTGGCACCGCTGATCCTTGCAAGCCTTTTGGTGGCCGGCCTGTCCTTCGCTTTCAACGACCGTGTCGTTGCCCGCGCCACCGACACGCTCGACCGCTGGCAAAAGGCCGAATATGGGCCGCTGCCCAAGGTTCGCGCCACACAGACCAATGTCTGGGTGCGAGAGGGGAACAACCTCATACACGCAGCCGAGGTGCATGGCCGCGGCGCCAATATCCGACTGCGCGACATCACCGTCTATGACCGTGAAAATGATACGCTGCTCACGATCCTGAAATCGCCGGAGGGCCGTTTTCAGGACAATGGCTGGACGCTGGACAACGCCACGCGCTTCGACGTCGCCACGGGAAGAACCACGCCCATTGGTACATTGAAGGTTGGCCCCGAAGTCCGCCCTGATCAATTCACGCTTGCCACCGTCGATCCCGATGGTCTGTCGTTCATGGACCTGCGTAGCGCCATTGCCGACCTGAAGGCTGCCGGCCGCCCGACATCCGCGCTTGAAGCCAATTTGTGGCACAAGATTTCCGGTCCGATGTCGTCACTGCTGATGCCGCTGCTGGGCGCGGTTGCCGCGTTCGGGCTTGCGCGGTCGGGACAGCTCTTCCTGCGCGCGGTGATCGGCATGGCGCTGGGCTTCACCTATTTCGTTGCGGACAATTTCGGCCTCGCCATGGGCAATCTAGGCGCCTATCCGCCCTTGCTGGCGGCTTGGGGCCCCTTCTTCCTGTTCCTGCTGATTGGCGAGACTGTGCTGATCCGGACGGAGGAATAA